The Bacillus kexueae genome has a segment encoding these proteins:
- a CDS encoding Lrp/AsnC family transcriptional regulator codes for MKLDDLDLKIIDELMKNSRLSMRELARLLNRSAPAISERIKQLESFGIIKGYTIQIDYGKVGYPVCCLFEVTIKGGQYDTFKKYVSNLPQVEFCHRIAGSACFVLKRYFHSLSDVEQFIDEVSPFATTVTHVVFSSVETKPFISL; via the coding sequence ATGAAATTAGATGACCTAGATTTGAAGATTATAGATGAACTTATGAAAAATAGTCGGCTATCCATGAGAGAATTAGCACGTCTTCTCAATCGTTCTGCACCAGCAATAAGTGAGCGGATTAAACAGTTAGAATCGTTTGGGATAATCAAAGGATATACCATTCAAATTGATTACGGAAAAGTCGGTTATCCGGTTTGTTGTCTTTTTGAGGTAACGATTAAAGGCGGTCAATATGATACTTTCAAAAAATATGTATCAAACTTACCACAAGTGGAGTTTTGTCATCGAATCGCTGGTAGTGCTTGTTTTGTATTGAAGCGGTATTTTCACTCTCTTTCAGATGTTGAACAATTTATTGATGAAGTCTCTCCATTTGCTACAACGGTAACGCATGTCGTCTTCTCATCCGTAGAAACAAAACCCTTTATTTCTCTATAA
- a CDS encoding carboxymuconolactone decarboxylase family protein, giving the protein MTIISLSDHGETPFEKILGHNVDILQAWSHLHEVVVKKGLLSATLKEQVRRTLARQNGCEYCQVKGMPQRHLFDEKTTVAVAFAEVFLKEKGNVPPSAVHVLQQTFCDAEISELVAFITFITASQYVGAILKLS; this is encoded by the coding sequence ATGACAATCATATCTTTATCGGATCACGGTGAAACACCTTTTGAAAAGATTTTAGGTCACAATGTAGACATTTTACAGGCATGGTCTCACTTACACGAAGTAGTAGTAAAAAAAGGGTTATTATCCGCGACGCTTAAAGAGCAAGTGAGGAGAACGCTCGCACGACAAAATGGGTGTGAATATTGTCAAGTGAAAGGGATGCCGCAAAGACACCTATTTGATGAAAAAACAACCGTAGCAGTGGCTTTTGCTGAAGTTTTTTTAAAGGAAAAAGGGAACGTTCCACCTTCTGCTGTCCATGTTTTGCAACAAACCTTTTGTGATGCTGAAATAAGTGAACTCGTTGCCTTTATTACGTTTATCACAGCATCTCAATATGTAGGTGCGATCTTAAAATTGTCCTAA
- a CDS encoding autorepressor SdpR family transcription factor, whose translation MSFNDAFKAISDPSRRRILSLLKKGDLTAGEIASHFDMQKPSVSHHLKLLKQADLVHDERRGQHIYYSLNTTVFQELLSWFYDILEKDGERNEK comes from the coding sequence TTGTCTTTTAATGACGCATTTAAAGCGATTTCAGATCCCAGTCGTAGACGGATTTTATCTTTGCTGAAAAAAGGAGATTTGACAGCAGGTGAGATTGCATCCCACTTTGATATGCAAAAGCCGAGTGTTTCGCATCATTTAAAGCTTTTAAAACAAGCGGATTTAGTGCACGATGAGCGAAGAGGACAGCATATCTACTATTCGCTTAATACGACGGTGTTTCAAGAACTTTTAAGTTGGTTTTACGATATTTTAGAAAAGGATGGGGAAAGAAATGAAAAATAA
- a CDS encoding SdpI family protein — MKNNRFFIFIIVLSFLAGLLALPYLPEQVAIHWNAAGEPDNYGHKLFGALFLPIMMIFLLGLFHILPSIDPKKKNYTHFKQSYQILINTLAIVFLIIHLSLLGSNLGYNIDISFVVPLVIGLLFIVIGNYMPKMKHNYFVGIRTPWTLASERVWYKTHRLGGKVFVFMGVVAIFSLWTEGTWRFIVFISVTLASTLFLIIQSYRYYKQETK, encoded by the coding sequence ATGAAAAATAATCGTTTCTTTATATTTATTATTGTTTTGTCATTTTTAGCAGGTTTACTCGCACTGCCGTATTTACCTGAACAAGTGGCTATTCATTGGAATGCTGCAGGAGAGCCAGATAATTATGGTCATAAATTATTCGGCGCATTATTCCTGCCTATTATGATGATATTTCTACTCGGCTTGTTTCACATATTGCCGTCCATTGACCCGAAAAAAAAGAATTATACCCATTTTAAACAGAGCTATCAAATTCTTATAAACACACTCGCCATTGTCTTTTTGATCATTCACCTTTCATTACTTGGTAGCAACTTAGGTTATAACATTGATATTTCATTTGTCGTTCCACTTGTCATCGGTCTATTATTTATCGTCATTGGAAACTACATGCCGAAAATGAAACATAACTATTTTGTCGGAATACGTACACCTTGGACACTTGCGAGTGAACGCGTATGGTACAAAACACACCGACTTGGAGGGAAGGTATTCGTATTCATGGGAGTGGTTGCCATTTTCTCTTTATGGACGGAAGGGACTTGGCGATTCATCGTATTTATTTCAGTTACACTCGCTAGTACACTCTTTTTAATCATCCAGTCGTATCGATATTACAAACAGGAAACAAAGTAA
- a CDS encoding MFS transporter, whose product MKKRFSKDERSWIFYDWANSAYSIIITTAIFPLFYKAAATSSGVSGANSTAYLGYTIAIATFILAMIAPILGTIADYEGLKKKFFAFFFGVGVSATAVLAFIPSDAWLWLLVCYTVATIGSTGANVFYDAFLVDVTTEDRMNRVSAFGFGFGYIGSTIPFIISIAIILSSQSGVLPISTAVASKIAFLITALWWLLFTIPLLKNVSQIHFIEREKRPIQMSFKRLFNTMKEIKKYRPLFLFLLAYFFYIDGVGTIISMSTAYGTDLGISATNLLIILFVTQVVAAPFAILYGKLADRYTGKNMLYVGIFIYTIVCIYAYFMDSTLDFWILAMLVASSQGGIQALSRSYFAKLVPKKNANEFFGFYNIFGKFASIMGPLLVGLTAQLTGQSSMGVFSLIVLFMIGGIILIFVPNPDVSLEK is encoded by the coding sequence ATGAAAAAGCGTTTTTCAAAAGATGAGCGCAGTTGGATTTTTTATGATTGGGCGAATTCCGCCTACTCCATTATTATTACGACCGCAATATTTCCGTTATTTTATAAAGCAGCTGCGACAAGTAGTGGTGTATCGGGGGCTAATTCCACCGCTTACTTAGGTTATACAATCGCAATAGCAACGTTTATCCTCGCTATGATAGCCCCCATTTTAGGTACAATCGCCGATTATGAAGGGTTAAAGAAGAAGTTTTTTGCCTTCTTCTTTGGAGTAGGTGTGAGTGCGACGGCCGTGCTAGCATTTATTCCGAGTGATGCGTGGTTATGGCTTCTCGTTTGTTATACTGTAGCTACCATTGGTTCAACGGGGGCAAACGTGTTTTACGATGCTTTTTTAGTAGATGTTACGACGGAAGATCGAATGAATCGTGTTTCAGCATTCGGTTTCGGATTTGGCTATATTGGTAGCACGATTCCATTTATCATTAGCATTGCCATCATCCTTTCGTCTCAAAGTGGTGTCCTTCCAATCAGTACCGCTGTCGCAAGTAAAATTGCTTTCCTCATCACGGCTTTATGGTGGTTATTATTTACGATACCTTTATTAAAGAACGTTTCGCAAATTCATTTTATTGAACGGGAGAAACGACCAATCCAAATGAGCTTCAAGCGACTATTTAATACAATGAAAGAAATTAAAAAATACCGTCCCCTATTTCTCTTCCTCTTGGCCTACTTCTTTTACATTGATGGAGTTGGAACAATCATTTCCATGTCGACTGCTTACGGAACGGATTTAGGCATTTCAGCTACGAATTTATTAATTATCTTATTTGTCACACAAGTTGTTGCCGCTCCTTTTGCTATTTTATATGGAAAATTAGCCGACCGATATACGGGTAAGAACATGCTTTATGTGGGGATTTTCATATATACGATTGTCTGTATTTACGCTTACTTTATGGATTCAACTTTAGACTTTTGGATTTTAGCAATGCTTGTTGCCTCGTCACAAGGTGGTATTCAAGCGTTGAGCCGCTCTTACTTTGCAAAGCTCGTTCCGAAAAAGAATGCGAATGAGTTTTTCGGGTTTTATAATATTTTTGGTAAGTTCGCTTCCATAATGGGACCACTTTTAGTTGGATTAACGGCACAACTTACAGGACAATCCAGCATGGGGGTATTCAGCCTTATCGTCTTATTTATGATCGGTGGCATCATTCTCATTTTTGTCCCGAATCCAGATGTTTCATTGGAAAAATGA
- a CDS encoding alkaline phosphatase family protein: MKRLTDHLIVISFDCLASTDFPILQDLPHFRDFIDNGSYCRNVKSIYPSLTYPCHTTIVTGNYPNRHGVINNTFLQPGATSPDWYWHRKHIQSTTLYDEAKKAGLTTAALLWPVTAQANIDYNMPEIFANRPWHHQIPVSLRNGSPLFQIICNAKFGRLRNGLQQHALDDFVLESTVYTITKKKPNLLLVHFVDLDSMRHYHGFSSRQAHDALSRHNQRLGRIVEALKEAGIYEHSTIVLLGDHSQLDHSRAINLNVLLKKQKFIEVNEKGRVINWKAYCKSCDGSAYIYIKDERDLETKKAVFGLCSNLAKDENYGIEQVYTGKEADALGADNHCFLMLEAKRGFYFTEYLTGELLETITKKDVEQKRFTLASHGYSPEKPQYGTVFIAKGNGIRDRVEVPKMELIDEGPTLARILGLRFDGVDGRVINEMLNLN, encoded by the coding sequence ATGAAGCGACTAACCGATCATCTAATTGTCATTTCCTTTGATTGTCTCGCCTCAACAGATTTTCCGATATTGCAGGATTTACCTCATTTTCGGGATTTTATAGATAATGGGAGCTATTGCCGTAATGTAAAATCAATTTACCCTTCCTTAACGTATCCTTGCCATACAACAATTGTGACTGGGAACTATCCAAACCGCCATGGAGTAATTAATAATACGTTCCTTCAACCTGGAGCAACATCCCCAGATTGGTATTGGCATCGAAAGCACATACAAAGTACCACTCTCTATGACGAAGCAAAAAAAGCAGGATTAACGACTGCAGCTTTATTATGGCCTGTAACAGCTCAAGCTAATATCGATTATAATATGCCCGAAATATTTGCCAATCGCCCATGGCATCATCAAATTCCTGTGTCTTTACGTAATGGGTCTCCCCTCTTTCAAATCATTTGTAATGCGAAATTTGGTCGTCTACGAAACGGATTGCAGCAGCATGCACTTGATGATTTTGTTTTAGAATCTACTGTCTATACTATTACGAAGAAAAAACCGAACCTTCTCCTTGTGCACTTCGTTGATTTGGATTCAATGAGACATTATCATGGGTTTTCATCCAGACAGGCACACGACGCCCTCTCTCGTCACAATCAACGTCTCGGGCGAATCGTAGAAGCGTTAAAAGAGGCAGGAATATACGAACATTCCACTATTGTGCTTTTAGGTGATCATAGTCAATTAGATCATTCACGAGCGATAAATCTTAATGTGTTATTGAAAAAACAGAAATTTATCGAAGTGAATGAAAAAGGGCGCGTTATCAATTGGAAAGCGTATTGTAAAAGTTGTGATGGGTCGGCATACATTTACATCAAAGATGAACGAGACCTTGAAACGAAGAAAGCTGTGTTTGGCTTATGTTCAAATTTAGCAAAAGATGAGAACTACGGAATCGAGCAAGTCTATACAGGTAAGGAAGCAGATGCTTTAGGAGCGGACAATCATTGCTTTTTAATGTTAGAGGCAAAAAGAGGGTTTTATTTCACTGAATATCTTACTGGAGAGTTACTAGAAACCATTACAAAAAAAGATGTTGAACAGAAACGTTTTACACTTGCTAGTCACGGATACTCTCCTGAAAAACCTCAATACGGGACTGTTTTTATCGCAAAAGGAAACGGGATTCGAGACAGGGTTGAAGTGCCGAAAATGGAGCTAATCGACGAAGGGCCAACACTTGCTCGGATACTTGGTCTACGGTTTGATGGTGTGGACGGTCGTGTCATAAATGAAATGCTAAATTTAAATTAA
- a CDS encoding protein adenylyltransferase SelO: MIKLSIGWNFKNSYIQLPPKMYTLLNPTPVEAPKAVIINECLAQELGLSNNELQSSGGIEILAGNEVPEGAEPLAQAYAGHQFGHFNRLGDGRAILLGEHMTPNGERFDIQLKGSGRTPYSRGGDGRAALGPMLREYLISEAMFGLRIPTTRSLAVVETGETIIRDRLLPGAILTRVAQSHLRVGTFQFIAQFGTYDEAKVLADYAINRHYPEVLLDDQPYLAFFKEVIKKQASLIAKWQLVGFVHGVMNTDNMTISGETIDYGPCAFMDTYHLATVFSSIDYQGRYEYGNQPYMASWNLARLAESILPLLNEDEEQALKLAKEALSTFATLYQHNWREGMKGKLGLVGDEDGDEELVKELLDLMQEGKADYTNTFRSLTLDLFDEMKLFQTNSFKDWYHKWQERLKIQQESNDVIKERMRKHNPAIIPRNYLVEEALQAAEMNKDLSKINELLNVFKNPYAYTKDQEKYAKLPPVTDEPYQTFCGT; this comes from the coding sequence ATGATCAAATTGTCAATAGGGTGGAATTTTAAGAACAGTTATATACAACTACCTCCCAAAATGTATACCTTGTTAAACCCTACACCTGTTGAAGCGCCAAAAGCTGTTATCATAAACGAATGTTTAGCTCAAGAACTCGGTTTATCAAATAATGAACTTCAATCGAGCGGAGGAATCGAGATACTAGCAGGAAATGAAGTTCCAGAAGGAGCTGAGCCGCTCGCTCAAGCATATGCTGGACATCAATTTGGACACTTCAATCGACTCGGCGACGGAAGAGCCATTTTGTTAGGAGAGCATATGACACCAAATGGGGAACGGTTCGATATTCAGTTAAAAGGTTCCGGTCGAACACCGTATTCCCGTGGTGGAGATGGCCGAGCTGCTCTCGGACCGATGCTAAGGGAATATTTGATTAGTGAAGCCATGTTCGGATTACGTATTCCGACAACTCGGAGTTTAGCGGTTGTCGAAACGGGTGAGACCATTATTCGTGATCGTTTATTACCTGGGGCCATTTTAACACGGGTAGCCCAAAGTCATTTGCGAGTAGGAACTTTTCAATTCATAGCTCAATTTGGAACTTATGATGAAGCAAAAGTATTGGCAGACTATGCAATTAATCGACATTACCCGGAGGTCCTTTTAGATGACCAACCGTATTTAGCATTTTTCAAGGAAGTCATAAAAAAGCAGGCATCATTAATTGCCAAATGGCAACTAGTTGGTTTCGTACACGGAGTTATGAATACCGATAATATGACCATTAGTGGTGAAACGATTGATTACGGACCTTGTGCATTCATGGATACGTACCATTTAGCAACCGTTTTTAGCTCAATTGATTATCAAGGGCGGTATGAATACGGAAACCAACCGTATATGGCAAGTTGGAATTTAGCTCGACTTGCGGAAAGCATTCTCCCGCTACTAAATGAAGATGAAGAGCAAGCCTTAAAACTTGCAAAAGAGGCATTATCAACATTTGCAACTCTTTATCAACATAATTGGCGGGAAGGGATGAAAGGGAAGCTTGGACTCGTTGGAGATGAGGATGGCGATGAAGAACTTGTGAAAGAACTGTTAGACTTGATGCAGGAGGGGAAAGCAGACTACACAAATACGTTCCGGTCTCTAACACTCGATCTCTTTGATGAAATGAAGCTTTTCCAAACCAATTCCTTTAAAGATTGGTACCATAAATGGCAGGAGCGGCTAAAAATTCAGCAAGAATCTAATGATGTGATCAAGGAACGTATGAGAAAACACAATCCAGCAATCATTCCTCGGAATTATCTCGTAGAAGAAGCATTACAAGCAGCAGAAATGAATAAGGACTTATCGAAAATAAATGAATTGCTCAATGTGTTCAAAAACCCATATGCTTATACAAAAGATCAAGAAAAGTATGCTAAACTTCCACCGGTTACGGATGAACCGTATCAAACCTTTTGTGGAACATAA
- a CDS encoding NAD(P)/FAD-dependent oxidoreductase, which translates to MFDVTIIGAGVSGVFLAYKLLEVRPDTRILMIDKGKKLHERVCPLDQGKTCDCHACTKYFGFGGLGKSEGKFNYTNDFGGRLGEKVGNDTALQLMLEVDHILCQFGAAQVASYSTKNTELEHAAKLHGLQVLSTQVRHLGTKLATDILQSMYMHLNRVEFTFETMVSTISKGDDGFTVDTDQGTFRSKKVVVATGMSGTKWLQGQCDALGISPTITRLDLGLRVEMSLKQMDPLLKQTFETKLRCKSDDYVATTYCMNPGGRIIRKYQHGFVLADGQNYREVGYPTENINFTLFVPRYFPSFLEAQTFAQSVIQSINKDEGRIVVQRLGDLRKNQVTTEKKLASNSISPSLSSIEAGSVQREMPELYVRAFLDMAGALEGLIGEKLLDDTLLYALDAKFYEPKVETNKHFETKVKGFYLIGDCSGETHSLSQAAASGILLGEHLGKSL; encoded by the coding sequence ATGTTTGATGTGACGATTATCGGTGCTGGTGTTAGTGGGGTTTTTCTCGCTTACAAACTATTAGAAGTACGTCCGGATACTAGGATATTAATGATCGATAAAGGAAAGAAGCTTCATGAGCGAGTTTGCCCGCTCGATCAAGGTAAAACCTGTGATTGTCATGCTTGTACAAAGTATTTCGGGTTTGGAGGATTAGGGAAATCGGAAGGAAAGTTTAATTATACGAATGATTTTGGAGGCCGTTTAGGAGAAAAGGTTGGAAACGATACGGCTTTACAGTTGATGCTTGAGGTGGACCATATATTATGTCAATTTGGCGCCGCTCAAGTTGCATCGTATAGTACGAAAAATACGGAGCTTGAACATGCTGCGAAATTACATGGATTACAAGTTCTCTCCACACAGGTGAGACATTTAGGAACGAAACTTGCCACCGACATTTTACAATCCATGTATATGCATTTAAATCGAGTAGAATTTACTTTTGAAACGATGGTTTCTACGATTTCTAAAGGTGATGATGGATTTACGGTTGATACTGATCAAGGAACTTTTCGGTCAAAGAAAGTCGTTGTGGCAACAGGTATGAGCGGGACAAAATGGCTTCAAGGACAGTGTGATGCATTAGGGATTAGTCCTACGATTACGAGACTTGATCTCGGCTTAAGAGTTGAAATGAGTTTAAAACAAATGGACCCTCTTCTAAAACAAACCTTCGAGACTAAGCTACGCTGCAAGAGTGATGATTACGTTGCAACGACTTACTGTATGAATCCTGGTGGGCGCATTATTCGAAAGTATCAACATGGTTTTGTGCTAGCAGATGGTCAAAATTACCGTGAAGTTGGGTATCCGACGGAAAACATAAATTTTACGTTGTTTGTTCCTCGTTATTTTCCTAGTTTTTTAGAGGCCCAAACATTTGCCCAATCCGTCATTCAATCGATTAATAAAGATGAAGGACGCATCGTAGTTCAAAGACTAGGAGACTTACGAAAGAATCAAGTAACGACGGAAAAGAAACTTGCGTCCAATAGCATCTCCCCCTCCCTATCATCAATTGAAGCTGGAAGTGTACAGCGTGAAATGCCAGAACTTTATGTTCGTGCGTTTTTAGACATGGCAGGAGCTCTTGAAGGGCTAATAGGTGAAAAGCTATTGGACGATACGTTGCTCTATGCGTTAGATGCTAAATTTTATGAACCGAAAGTAGAAACCAATAAGCATTTTGAGACAAAAGTAAAAGGCTTTTACTTAATTGGTGATTGCTCTGGTGAGACCCATTCTCTCTCCCAAGCCGCAGCAAGTGGAATTCTATTAGGTGAACATTTAGGAAAAAGTCTATGA
- a CDS encoding HD domain-containing protein translates to MLVYENLYGQFKLEPVLKELIDTKPVQRLKKVHQAGACFLINSTWNVTRFEHSMGVMLLIRKMGGSLEEQIAGLLHDVGHTAFSHVIDYVLHNEEENYHDTITNELILSSEIPDILYKYGFSVKTILDTNNWSILEQELPHLCADRIDYTLRDMHWYQNISIEEIRSFLNHLSMHHHEIVISSIEWAEWFTELYYREVVEFFLHPANVYANQQLAYTLKIAMEREILNMNDFLFNDFELLKKLKASNDQEVIKHLSMCYETNFQTVSQGEPYDFKAVVKPRLIDPKVWYEGRVVRATEISNKVRNMSEQAINRMKRGTYVKYLGNL, encoded by the coding sequence ATGCTTGTTTATGAAAACTTATATGGTCAATTTAAACTAGAGCCTGTTCTAAAGGAGCTAATTGACACAAAACCTGTTCAGCGGTTAAAAAAGGTGCATCAAGCGGGGGCTTGTTTTCTGATTAATTCAACATGGAATGTGACAAGATTTGAGCATTCAATGGGAGTTATGCTGCTGATTCGAAAAATGGGAGGGAGTCTGGAAGAGCAAATAGCGGGGTTATTACATGATGTGGGACATACAGCGTTTTCACATGTCATTGACTATGTCTTACATAATGAAGAAGAAAATTATCACGATACGATTACGAATGAACTAATACTTTCTTCTGAAATTCCAGACATCCTTTATAAATACGGATTTTCTGTTAAAACCATTTTAGACACGAATAATTGGTCTATCCTCGAGCAAGAGCTCCCACATTTATGTGCGGATCGGATTGATTACACACTTCGTGATATGCATTGGTATCAAAATATTTCGATTGAAGAGATTCGTTCGTTCTTAAACCATTTATCCATGCATCATCACGAGATCGTGATTTCGTCTATTGAATGGGCAGAGTGGTTTACTGAACTATATTATCGTGAAGTGGTTGAGTTTTTTCTGCATCCTGCAAACGTATATGCTAACCAACAACTTGCATATACATTAAAAATTGCAATGGAGCGGGAAATTTTAAATATGAATGACTTTTTATTCAATGATTTTGAACTTTTAAAGAAGCTAAAGGCATCTAATGATCAAGAGGTGATAAAGCATCTTTCAATGTGTTACGAGACGAATTTTCAAACGGTAAGTCAAGGAGAGCCTTACGATTTTAAAGCGGTTGTAAAGCCTAGACTAATCGACCCAAAGGTTTGGTATGAAGGAAGAGTTGTACGAGCTACGGAAATATCTAACAAAGTACGAAATATGTCGGAGCAAGCTATTAATCGTATGAAACGAGGGACATATGTAAAGTATTTAGGTAATCTATGA
- a CDS encoding signal peptidase I, with protein sequence MTRNVKRLCYLVLAGLLLIIFGPFLIGWSSFIVQSPSMDPAIKPGSIAIIRPVEVDTLIVKDVVMYEHEGDTILHRIEHIRTESGNYIFKMKGDANEFTDFHEISEKEVKGKLVCSIPLIGFVIQYMKNHFFLLLIIGGLIWVIMDLIRKRKSSERNL encoded by the coding sequence GTGACACGGAATGTAAAAAGATTATGCTATCTTGTTTTAGCGGGACTATTACTTATCATTTTCGGCCCGTTCCTTATTGGATGGTCTAGCTTTATCGTTCAATCACCTAGTATGGACCCTGCAATCAAACCAGGTTCAATAGCAATCATACGTCCAGTTGAAGTCGATACACTTATCGTTAAAGATGTGGTGATGTATGAACACGAAGGAGATACAATCCTGCATCGTATTGAACATATACGTACAGAAAGCGGTAATTATATTTTCAAAATGAAAGGAGACGCAAACGAATTTACTGACTTTCACGAAATAAGTGAGAAAGAAGTTAAAGGAAAACTCGTGTGCTCAATACCTCTAATTGGCTTTGTCATTCAATATATGAAAAATCATTTTTTCCTCTTACTCATAATAGGGGGATTGATCTGGGTGATAATGGATTTAATACGTAAAAGAAAATCATCAGAACGTAATCTTTGA
- a CDS encoding CalY family protein produces the protein MNQTVWLYMKERFVLIICLFMVLLSPLIMPIYASFTDSDSNDGNIISAATLEITTTPANPTLLFNVANFVPGDTATRAATVQNSGDVDFTYQIVNSSSPGNTLLWTDTINGLQLEIQDTDTLTVHYNGPLKDLTTSNLSLSAGQSHNLQFKITFPTSADNSFQSLSETINFTFNATQVTGSERVNQ, from the coding sequence TTGAATCAAACCGTATGGTTGTATATGAAAGAACGGTTTGTCCTTATCATCTGTTTGTTCATGGTGTTACTTTCACCTTTAATCATGCCGATATATGCGAGCTTTACTGATTCAGATTCAAACGATGGGAATATTATTTCGGCGGCAACGCTTGAAATCACAACGACTCCTGCTAATCCAACGCTTTTATTTAATGTAGCGAACTTTGTACCGGGCGATACGGCAACGAGAGCGGCAACTGTTCAAAATAGCGGAGATGTTGATTTTACGTATCAAATCGTTAATTCGAGTTCTCCTGGAAATACGTTGCTCTGGACTGATACCATTAACGGTCTTCAGTTAGAGATTCAAGACACCGATACGCTAACCGTTCATTATAATGGTCCCTTAAAAGATTTAACGACGTCAAATTTATCCTTATCTGCCGGACAGTCACATAATCTCCAGTTTAAAATTACATTCCCAACATCTGCTGACAATTCTTTTCAATCATTAAGTGAAACCATAAATTTTACGTTTAATGCTACTCAAGTCACAGGAAGTGAACGTGTTAACCAATAA